The genomic window CCAGCTTTTAATAGAgtttagaaagaatttttaaaacaagattgtTCTCTGGCAAAACGGtcttaaagggtttttttgtttttgcttttgtttttttggtgtttgttttgttctacAAACTTCTGCACACGTGCTTGTGTAGCCTGTCCTGCAACATGTTACacttaataataaattaacaatAGTTAAAATTTAACTGCTAAGCTGTCCTCCATAAACTGCCTGTTGGTAGTTGATTAGAATCTATTAGCTTGTATCTGCATTAATTTTTCAAGGTTACCCTAACCACTTTTAAGGGGAGCTAGGAGTAGGAATCATGGGCTTTTCCTCTGGGGTGTGCGGTTTTTCACTAATTGGGCAGTTCTGAGGGTTGAGTGTGAATGAAAATTTGTGAGGTCACAAGTGTCTGCTTAGGTAATCCTGGATCTGTCTTAAAACAGGTAATCCCATCTTGTCATGTAGAAGGGTTTGTCTGTGGTAGGGAAAATTGCCTTTATATTAGAGATTATTAACGTGCCTCCATATTGAACTGCGCGGGTTGCTTAAAATCTTAGGgttcctttataaaaatattcgGGGGGGGGCGCGGTAGAAGCACTGCTGAGAACGCTGTAAAGCCCAACTGCGTTTGCTGTCACACAGCCCCATCCCCATTCCTGTAGGTAGGCAACATGGCGGCAGCGTTTATGATGAGGTACAGCTAAGGCCTGGGTCTCTAAACCACCACAAAGGGCTAAGACTTTAGTGGGAACTGATTTATTTTCGCGAACACTTAAATTTGAAAAGGTGCATTTAAATGATTTGGGCAACGCTTAAGTATTTTGATGTGATTTGCAAAAAAATGAGAAGCCGAGCTGACTTCCAGTACAGCATGACCGTGAAAAGAAGGGAATGACCTTCAAGGGGTGCTAAAATCCTAATTAGAGGGGGCCAAACTTGATGGAGGCCAGAAACCGTACGAGGTCAGCTTTAGCCTTCACAACTGGGCCGGGCCCACGATGGCTGCAACCGGAACACGGTGACGCGCTTCCGTGGGTGTGGCCGGCCTCTCGCTCGGTCACTTCCGCCGCGCGTGCGCAGTTGCCTCCCGGGCTCCTGTTTGTGGCGGTTTCCCGGCGTCAACCAGTTAGTGGAAGACCGTTGTTTAACTCCCGCGGGCGATGCGTTCTGGCGCAGCAGTCAGGGCCTGCCAGAAAGTGTGCAGGTGCCTGTTGTCTGGCTTTGGAGGTCGAGTGGAGGGGGGGCAGCCTGAGCCGTTAATGGAAGGGAGTAGTTCCTTTGGAGTGCCCGTGAGGTCGCACGCGGAGCTGCCTCGGGGGAGCGAGCCGATCGAAGCCCCCGAGTCCAGTGAGGGGACCGAGGAGCTGGTAGAGATCTGTCAGAGAAGGCATTTCTTCAGTGGCAGCAAGCGGCAGCTTAGCCGACATTCTCTTCTGAGCGGGTGCCACCCCGGCTTTGGCCCCTTGGGCGTTGAGCTGCGGAAGAACCTGGCAGCAGAATGGTGGTCCTCGGTGGTGGTGTTCAGGGAGCAGGTCTTCCCGGTAGATGCCCTCCATCACGAGCCTGGCCCTCCGCTGCCTGGGGACAGTGCCTTCAGGTTAGTTTCAGCAGAAACTCTACGGGAGATCTTGCAAGACAAAGAGCTGAGTAAGGAACAGCTAGTAGCATTTCTTGAGAACTTATTAAAAACTTCTGGGAAACTACGGGAGAACCTTCTTCACGGTATGCTTCACGATTTCATGCTTCAAAATAGATGGGGTGGAATGGCAGACTTGCTAGATTTCGCGGATTGCAACTGGTCCTTTAATCACGTAAAAAGGAAATTATCTGGTTCTCATCTTTTTGAAGTAGTTGGGTATATTGACAGTGTTTCTACCAAGGAGAAAAGTGGTCTCTGGAATAGTTACTGTTCCTTAAAGAATCTGGCTTGAAGGACCAGGTGACGCTCTTAATTTCATGGGGCAACCCTGCAGTTCCATTGAGCATCCCTAGAATTAGGAGTAAATTAAATCATGTGAATCATTTGTTCGTCGTTACCAAGATGTTGGTAAATACTTCCAcagttaactttttaatttttacacacAATAGGCTAATCAAGAGCTCATTCTTCTAGCGCAAAAAGAAAATTCCCTCCCCCCAATTTTTCATACTGAAAACGTATCTATCTACACACTCGTTTGAAGAGCCCTTTAAGTGATGTTTgtgtcaactaaaaaaaaaaaaaataaaagtaggacTAATTAAGCTTTATAACTGATTCTTGACTGAATACACAGAAATTTATGGGGCACCATTTgcctttaaagtttatttttgtaatctcTGCACTCAGGTTGGGGCtggaactcccaaccctgagatcaagtgtcaccTGCTCctctgaaccagccaggcacccccatcatttGCCTTTAAAGTCAAATAGAACACGATCCCTGagattctgaaggaaaaaaaaaaaattgcaagttCTTTATAATACAGCTTTGCCATCACAGCATCTCATCTTTGCAAAATGCTATCTTTACTGTGTTAATTAAATGGCACTAATTTAACTTGGTTCTCTGAAAATTAGTACCCactttatagcatttttaaaatttccttaataaAGGAAACTGGTGAATATTTGtaacagttttgatttgtattattttaattattccatGATGTCTTTATTTGGGGCAAGTTAAATCACTGCTTTTTACCATGTTCAAAACAAATCGATCTTTTCTTCcctattagaaaatgaaatttaagggccctgggtggctcagtcagttaaacacctgccttcagctcagggtcctgggctcaaacACCATGTTGGGCTgcctactcagtgaggagtctgcttctcctcctgccactGACAACCCCTgcccctcgtgctctctctgtttgaaataaataagtaaaataatctttttaaagggggggggggcaaatgAAACTTAGCTTGCTTAGTGTCCATTCATCAAAATACCCATTGATATAttagacattttctttccttcaggaaACGCAAAACCACTTATTTAGAGAATCTTTAGCTTAGAATTACCCAGTTTGCTACTACTTTCTATTCCCAAGGTCCTTGCTCTCTTTATTTCATGTCTGAACTACTGAACTCAAAAGCTCTACTtatgaatagtttttaaaaaaattctcagccattatatTCCCAGATAGAGTTATTGTCCCATTTTCCTCTGTCCTGTGACAAATTACATATGTTAGACTTTTCCCCCGTCCTGCCATCAACTTTCTTGAACACCAGTCACATTTTAAAGAATCTGCATCCAATAACTTAGATACATCTGTTTTTCTCTGGGCCTTTGGTTATTTGGACTTCTCTCCTGGCTCTTCTGTGTAATTTGTATATAAATTGTAGAGATAAATTGAGCTTCTGGGTGGTTTATTCTTTCTGGGAGgatttactttttgcttttggcAGGCAGCTAGAGTGGGAgctatcattttttaagattttatttatttgagagagagagcacaggtggtggggaggagcagagggagagggagaagcagacttcccactgagcagggaacaccatgtgaggctcaatcccaggacactgagatcatgacctgagccaaaggcagacactcatccagccgactgagccaccagacgcCTCATAGAGTGGGAGCATTGGGATTAAGTTTACTGGAGACTGGTCTTCAGGGTTTTCATCTCTACTGCTAAATTGTAGCCCTTTGAGTGTCCCTAGTGAAAGGCTGGGGTGTTTACCAGGGTCCCTCCTTGAGGAGTCAGGAAGTATAGTTTTTGTACTTCCCAGTCCCTTAAGATGTCGCGAAGCTTCTCAGCTCTGCTAATTGAGATTTAGAAAAGCAGCACTAAGTGTTGGGCtcacctctctgctcctcccttctctccatatTTTGGACCCTCGAGTCCTTACTGCCTTGATAGATAGCTTAGGCttgaagcagattttttttttaaagtttcttgacCACCTTTTACTATCTTGCTGATCTACTGTTTATTACCAGAAGCAGAAATCTCAAGTAACTTAAACACAATGCTGTCATTTAGTGGGACATAATCTAAGTGCATAAAGAACTACAATGGAATCTTGAACTTAGATTTATTCCAAATAGAAATGTTGGAATTATaattctgaagctgtttcaaatatgttgtaaaataaagcaaataatggattaatgttaattaatgaaattaatgtaATGAAAATGAGTTTTCACTGTgagaaaaaagagatacaaatatgaaggaagaaaaggataaaCTTTGCAATGTTAAATTTGAATCAGCAATATCAGTATGacctcataatttaaaaaaaacattattcttaACTTTCTTCATAAGTAATGGTCCTATAAGTAATGACAATAGCAGTGAACACACCTAGtacccacatttttatttctaaaatgaatccGTGCTTGGAGAAATGGCTTATCCCAGATCTGGGGCAGGGAAAGCACAAGATGAGTTTTATGGTGTTAGAAAGCAAAGAAACGTTTGAAGACTGGTGAAGTCACGTCAAAAGGACACAGATGCTGGCTTGAGGGAGACTTCCACCGGCTAAATTTGAGACAAACTGAATATTAAGTATTAATGGTAATGGACCataacacattaaaattaaaaatttattgtgtTAATCAAAAAAGTAAATCGTTGAGGCTGCTGGTAGGGGAAGGAGGtggaaaaagtttatttttttcacagaagctacgtaatgaatgtgggaaggaaagacagaaaaatcagCATTTTGTGATTTTGTAATCCCCAGTATAATAATTGATTCAAGCAGGATCATCAGTGGATTCTAAAATGTTGCATGGGAGATTGTTGAGCAGGGTAGTGTTGAGGAATGGATATTCACTACCTAACCAGGtaatcaaatcaaaaccagttTCATTAATATGCAATAATTTGAtactatttttctcctgttagaatccaagaagacatacacatcAACTATGTAGTATTTATTTCTGCTAAAAATGATTTACCCAAGTGAGTGAAACAGTCAGCCAAATCTTGAGTATGACTGGTCTGGACTGAAACCACAAGTCAGAGTCATTAAAAGttagaaaaggagggaggaatcAGGGACAATGTTCCAGaataaaagagattaaagatgagacacctcagtggcttagtggttaaatgtctgtcttaaccatgctcaggtcacgatcccggggtcctgggatcgaaccccacatcgggctccctgttcagtgggaagcctgttttctccctgtcccatttcccctgcttgtgtttcctctctggttGTCTATCTgtgtgagaaataaaatcttaaaaaaaaataaaaaaagcaattaaagagAAGTAATCAAAATGCAGAGCAGGAGCCTTaattagggaaaaagaaaacaacaataaatgaCATTTGGGAGACAATTGGAGAAAATAGAATATCGACcatatgttatataaaattacagtattatgattaattttatggTGTACTGGTATACAGAGAATAATTTTAGGAGACACATGCTGAAATGTTTTGGGGTGAACAAGGAGAAAATGTGGCAGAATGTTGACAGTTGGTGAATCTAGCTGAAGAGTACAGGTATTTATGTACTATCAACTTTCTTGTAGATTggaaaatcaaaccaaaaagTTGTGGGAAAACTAAGTCGTAATCAATGAAGATCTGCCTGAATAGTTCTTTCTGTGCCCCTTGTACTGCTATgttaacattattataatattaatttgtttataaactGACCCTTATGACTTGGGTTTATAGAATAGATTTACATAGTGACAAATTTATCTTCTGACAGGTGCTTTGGAGCACTATGTTAATTGCCTGGATCTGGTAAACAAGAGACTACCTTTTGGCCTTGCCCAGATTGGAGTGTGTTTTCATCCTGTTTCTGATACTAAGCAGATACCTGATGGTGTTAAAAGGTACCCAAAAATGGCAGATAACTTGGCCTTGTATTTAATCGAGAACCAGTCACTTTCACTTTAGGATAAATTCTATAATCTTTGAGTAAGTAACTGTCTGATATTTCTGATATCCAAAGAATcggtgagaagactgaggcttcACTGGTTTGGTTTACTTCAGCAAGAACCGCAGGCCAGTGGCTTGATTTCTGGTTACGTCATCGACTCCTGTGGTGGAGAAAGGTActcttaatttaataattaataggTGAAGCGTCTTAGTGTGTCAGAGATAATACTTCtgtacaataaatgaaattttggggcgcctgggaggttcagtcagttaagtgtctgccttcagctcaggtcatgatcccagggtccggggatccagtcccacatcgggctccctgctcagcagggagcctgcttctccttctccctctgcctgctgctccctctgctcctgctctctctctctctgtctctgtcaaataaataaataaaatcataaatcaattaataaataaaattttatttgatgtgGGGCTATGTTATGTTTGTAAGAGACAGCTCTAGTAAATCAATAAGTACGATTAAAAGCCTCTTTGTAATGATTTTCTTTGTTCCATATAAAAAGTTACCTTGGTAAAGATATCTGTTGATATCTTTCTCATTCAAAAGCTTTTGTGGATAAGCCTTTGCATTTGAGATAGAGTTCAGCCGCCTCCCCTGGCATTCCTGGCAGGTGTAGAGTTTGACCTTTGTATACCCTTAAAGCTTCAACCTTTGCTCCCTGCCTCTGTCCATGAATTCTCCGTATTGGAAAATGGTTCTGTGATCTATTTTCAAGCTTTAGTACATGCTGAAGAGGAAAGAGTTGAAATAGGTATTTTATTTGTGGCTCACCATTGTCTTgcctttttccaattttttttttcctttttcctttttccaattcTTAAAAATCCTCAAACAACCACTCAGTTAAGTAGAATAATTACAAATAGTCACACTCGTCAGAGGATAAGAATGGTGAGTATACACTTTCTTCTCTATCCCTCTTAGTTTATGGTCACTTTCCCTTCTTATTAACTGGCCCAAAAAAGGCTAGATCACTCCCTATAGTTTTTCTCTGCAGTTCTTCCAGGCTAAAAACTGTGCTTTTAGCAATACATTTGCTCATATTTAACTGAacttcatagtttttaatatgGGACCTGACCAGTTTCATTCAGTTGCTACATAAAAGTCTCAGGCAACTTTACTTTTTAATCTTTAGTTTcgtaaattaataaaacaaactttCTTCTCCAGTTTGCTATGAGTCCGTCTAACTTCAGCAGCAGTGATTGTCAGGACCAAGAGGGACGAAAAGGAAACCAACTTTATTACAACTTCCCATGGGGAAAGGAGCCAATAGAGACCCTATGGAATCTAGGAGACCGTGAACTTTTACACACGTGTCCTGGAAATGAGTCTCAATTACACGTATGTTTTACCTTGAGCTCCTATCCATCCTTTACCCAGATTCTCTGACTGATCATTTCTGAAGCCATTTGAGAACAGGTTGCAGACACAGGGCCCCATGACCTCTTAATACTGTAGTATGTATTTCTGAAGTGCAAGGACAATCACTTTTGTAACCACAACACAGCCATCAAAATCAAGAATGTGCCAGTTATTCATTATTACCATCCAATCCATGTAATCCTTCAGAAGTAACCGAGTATCCTAATAATGGATTTCATAGGTCCATTATCCAGTTTAAGATTTCACATAGTTGTCATAATTCTAGTCTCCTTCAAATGAATAGTTCATTTTAtcttgtctttcatgaccttgactttcttttttaaagattttaagtaatctctacactgaatgtgaggctcgaactcacaagctggagatcaagagtcacctgttctatggactgagccagccaggcagcctatgactttgacatttttgaagaatgtaTGCCTTTGCACTTAATTTGTGGAATGTCCCTCAGTTTGAGTTTCTGTCATGTATTCTCatggtttatatatttttgctaGGAATACCATAGAAATGGTGTTGCCCTCGTCTTGGGCATCATATCAGGAGGCACATGATACCATATTTGTTTCTTGTAATGTTCACTTTTATCTCTTGGTTAAGATAGTGCTACCAGGTTTCTCCAATGTAAAGTTGACAGATTTTTTTGTACTTATTAATTAATAAGTGATTGGTAAGTCTTTTGTGGCAGACATTTTAAGACAAGTAAATAACTTGTTTCTGACCACATTTTAACTTACCAGTTGCAGCTTACATTAGTGATTCTTGGGCAGATCAGTGATTACTATGAGGGTTGCCAAATggtatcattttttaattattaatttttttttctttaaagatttgatttatttatttgagagagagagagcttgagaggggagaggatcagagggagaagcagactcccccaccaaggaggcagcccgatgtgggactcgatcccgggactccaggatcatgacctgagtcagaggcagtcacttaacctgagccacccaggttccctattattattaattttattattacttcattgtttcttttagatttatttatcagCAGTATACTATGGGGGTGAGCTTTtcgctctctttctttttatgggCTTACAGATTCCTATTTTTCTCCATGAGTTGGAATCTGTTActagcatttttttgttttgatgctAAAATTGTCCTAAAGTTGGCCAGTGACCTTTTGACATATCCCGATCATTCTATGAGCACTTCCTGTCTTTTGCAGCAACTCATTATTCTGAGATCTTGTTTCTTGGTCTGGATATACagtcagccatttctccaaggaacctTAATTCTTATTagaggaaaatgtatttaaaatctgAGATTTTGCTTCTAGGTGTACTCTTTGCAACTGGGTATCATTGCTCCTGGGCCCTTTCTGTGGACACAGCTAGGAAATATTTGGAAGCAattacttatatgtatatatttacacactTAACTCTGTTTctgtatttacttattattaaaaaCTAGGAGTTCCTACCAGTTCTTCAAGTTCTAGTCTAATGCCACAGGGTTTATTCTCGTTTTACCTCTTTCCAAATTTATAATTCTGTTCTCTGACAGAAACCTGGCTCCCAGTATCTTCAGTATGttgattttttcatttcttgtatGTAACCAAACTCCCTACCATTCTTATGCAAAGATCATCACTGATACCAGATGTCCCGCACCAGACACTCTAGATGAGTATTTGaacaaggggaagaaaaagggaagaaagatgtTAGGGAACTTGACTGCGAACatgctgcttccccctccctttaaTAGTCCCCTCAATAGATGCTCTGACCAGaacacagagaaggaggaaagttggaaagcCCGGCCTTCAACGTTAATGTCCTCTTCTTTACTAGTCACACTGGCCAGAAGTTTGGCCCCGGATCAACCCCAGTTGGATGCACTAGCCGGCTGGCCAGACTCCGGTCTGGCCAAAGGGAAAAGGTGCTTCATATACTTCCTAAAATAAACAGAgctttcaaaaatttaaacaggtgatagaatttttttagagaaggaatTTTGCCTTTGCATCCCACAGGGCACTTTGTAAATAGCTGTAATATTTTTCAGGGTGCCCTGTGGATGCAAAGTTTTAGAAGCCATGTAGATGGATAGAATTGTGGCTGAGCCCTCTTCTGTGCTGACTCATTCTTGAGCGGGTCCAGATCTGAATGTTTAGATTTTCTGAGTGGTCACACGTGGAGATTTATGTGCTATTTGGTGACTAATACAGTCTTCTCAGTGAAAAAAGTACTTGGAACTTGAAAATAAACAGAGTAGTTCTCATTAGAGGAAGtagattaattttaaatacaaataagataactaataaaaaattgggcgcctgggtgactcggttgagcaactgccttcggctcaggtcatgatcccggactcccAGGATCAattcctgcatcgggctcccagctccttggagagtctgcttctccctctgaccttctctctcatgctctctcgcactcattctctctcaaataaataaataaaatcttaaaaaaaaaaaaaaaaaaaaagaggggcacctgtgtggctcagtgggttaagcctctgcctttggctcaggtcatgatctcaggatcctgggatcgagtcccgcatcgggctccctgctcagcagggagcctgcttccccctctcctgctgctgctcccccccacttgtgctctctctccttctctcactctctgtcaaataaattctttaaaaaaagaaagacatcaacTAATAAATTTAGTTAGAATCCTAGACTTCAGAAAGTGTatggccttttttaaaaatttaaaatcaattaacataAAGTTATTattcgtttcagaggtagaatttagtgattgatcagttgcatgtaacacccactgctctccttcatgcccatcacccagttaccccatcccccccctcctcccctccagcagccctcagtttgtttccaatagtttaagagtctctcgtggtttgtcttcctttctgattttgtcttattttaagagtACTGCCTTTTGAGGACAAATTCACATTAATCTTTACAGTACCACATGCCATTAAAATGGGTTTAAAATGccaacactggggcacctgggtggctcagtcattaagcctctgccttcggctcaggtcatgatctcagggtcctgggatcaagtcccgtgtctgGTTTcatgctcagagggaagcctgcttcttcatcttccctctcttgctgtctccctctgtcaaataaataaaatctttaataacaataataataataataaaataatacatatgtgttAATGAAGACTGTGCTAGATCACGGATAATTAATAGAAGTTGAGGattgacaaattttttttaagtattagagAATTACGTGAATGTTCAGATGACTGtgataacagtaaaaaaaaaaaaagaatgaaggcagAACTGTTTATATGcaaaaccttttaaatttttaggattgacattgaaaaaaatttgagGTGATTATCAGTTTAAAAGAAAGGCAGTAATAAGTGTTTTTATCAATCCCTGATTTATATTGTGCATTAtggtatattttatattcttaattataACCTTAAAGTAAATACCCCAAACCTGGTTTTTAAAAGAGGTTtgcttattataaaaattttctatttccagaGATTATACTCCAAACCCCTATCCCTAAACATACCAATTTTTTCCTCTAAGGGCCCTGCTGGACTTTCTTATAATATTATCCTCTTTATTATAATGCTCACCTAGGAACCTTTGAAAAAATAGTGATGCTGAGGTCCCACGCCTATCCAGGTAGTTCAGAATCTCTAGGAATGGGGCCCAAGCACAaaacctttacattttaaaattcaaggcAATTCTAATACATAGCCAGTTGAGACTCACTGATCTACACCCTAATCTCCCTGAGAGCAGGGAATATGTCATACCCATTTTTGTGGGTCCACTGCCTAGCACAGGTTGGCCCAGAGTGAAAgctttgtagaatgaatttgtaAGTTTGTGTTCTGATTCTGTGAGTCTGTAGTTTTAAGAGAGAGCTCTGCTAACAGAGTCtgtatatttgttttacttttctgtgaAGGGCCGAGATGGACGAAAAAATGTGGTTCCATATGTTTTATCTGTTACTGGAAATCTGGACCGAGGTGTGCTGGCTTACCTCTACGATTCTTTCCAGCTCACAGACAACTCCTTTACAAGGAAGAAGAATCTTCATAGAAAGGTGCTTTTGATTTTCAGAGATAAACTTGGGAAGCTAAAAAGATATGTTTTTCCCTCATACGTTAGTGGGCTTGGTTTCTTAACACAAAAGTGTGAATAATAAATTTCTTTCAGTGCAAGTTTTTTTACCATTGTTCATTTTTTAGAATCTGGCCACAGGAGTAATAAGCAGGTTCTCACAGAATAGAGCAAGATATTCTTATTGGTAATCCCAGAGGCATTTCTCTTTGATCCTGGCAGACAGGTAGAGAGCAATCTCTGATTCTTAGCCCCTGAGCCTTTCACTCGGTGGCTTCCAATTTGCATCAAGAGTGTTaagcaggggggcgcctgggtgactcagtgggttaaagcctctgccttcagctcaggtcatgatcccaggaccctgggatcgagccctgcatcagactctctgctcagcagggagcctgcttcctcctctctctcttcctgcctctctgcccacttgtgatctctgcctgtcaaataaataaataaaatctttaaaaaaaaaaaaaaaaaaaaagagtgttaagCAGGAATATGTCAGACTACCAAGACTGTGGTATTGACCTCTCTGCTTCTAGTCTGACCCCAAGTGGCTATTCACTAGATCACAAGGAGCTATCTTGGGGCCGGAGTCAAGGCCATGTTTATGGGCTCAGAATCAAGAGAGAAGAGGGACTGAAGCCACAGGAAAGAAGATAAATGACTAATGGAGTGAGATTTTGAAGGAGACATGAAGTGTCAAGACAGGATCAAGAACACCAGTGGAGGGATTGGCCCTGAAAAGGAGTTACTTgagaaagcacagagaagagaaatgatggTGTAGATATAAATACGCTACCAGGGCTGGTTAGGCTTTGGAGGAAGTTTTCCTCATATCCTCTATTTCCTTAGGGAATTAGAAAGCAGGATGATTAGCTTCCAATGTGGAGGAATAGAGGTTTAAGTGGCGAGAATTTAGAGTGCTCATATTCCCCTTGAATGTGAAAGGGAGCTGCCCAGAATCAAAAGTTGGAACATGTTGAGTTTGGAAACCATGAATTTGTAGTACCACTTTGCATAGCTGAGTGGTTTGTCATGCAGTGCTCATTTAGCCTGATATGCCCATAAAGAAGGTCACATTATAGAATCATTCCAGGGTTTGGGGTTTATAGGATATATAGCAAATGAGGgaccctttcttttcttatacCCCGCATCCAAATCATTAGCAAAAACCATTGGActctgttttcaaaatatatcctgaaTCTAACTTGCCCTTTTCCACTTGCCCTTCTTCCACTCTGATCAGTGCCAccgccatcccccccccccccccccactggcaCTGAGTGGCCCTTTTAAATGGTGCATGTAACTTTGCCCCACTGCTTAGAACACTCCACTGA from Mustela nigripes isolate SB6536 chromosome 16, MUSNIG.SB6536, whole genome shotgun sequence includes these protein-coding regions:
- the POLG2 gene encoding DNA polymerase subunit gamma-2, mitochondrial isoform X3, encoding MRSGAAVRACQKVCRCLLSGFGGRVEGGQPEPLMEGSSSFGVPVRSHAELPRGSEPIEAPESSEGTEELVEICQRRHFFSGSKRQLSRHSLLSGCHPGFGPLGVELRKNLAAEWWSSVVVFREQVFPVDALHHEPGPPLPGDSAFRLVSAETLREILQDKELSKEQLVAFLENLLKTSGKLRENLLHGALEHYVNCLDLVNKRLPFGLAQIGVCFHPVSDTKQIPDGVKRIGEKTEASLVWFTSARTAGQWLDFWLRHRLLWWRKGRDGRKNVVPYVLSVTGNLDRGVLAYLYDSFQLTDNSFTRKKNLHRKVLKLHPCLAPVKVALDVGRGPTVELRQVCQGLFNELLENGISVWPGYMETVQSSLEQLYSKYDEMSILFTVLITEATLENGLIHLRSRDTTMKEMMHISKVKDFLVKYISSAKNV
- the POLG2 gene encoding DNA polymerase subunit gamma-2, mitochondrial isoform X5; the encoded protein is MRSGAAVRACQKVCRCLLSGFGGRVEGGQPEPLMEGSSSFGVPVRSHAELPRGSEPIEAPESSEGTEELVEICQRRHFFSGSKRQLSRHSLLSGCHPGFGPLGVELRKNLAAEWWSSVVVFREQVFPVDALHHEPGPPLPGDSAFRIGEKTEASLVWFTSARTAGQWLDFWLRHRLLWWRKFAMSPSNFSSSDCQDQEGRKGNQLYYNFPWGKEPIETLWNLGDRELLHTCPGNESQLHGRDGRKNVVPYVLSVTGNLDRGVLAYLYDSFQLTDNSFTRKKNLHRKVLKLHPCLAPVKVALDVGRGPTVELRQVCQGLFNELLENGISVWPGYMETVQSSLEQLYSKYDEMSILFTVLITEATLENGLIHLRSRDTTMKEMMHISKVKDFLVKYISSAKNV
- the POLG2 gene encoding DNA polymerase subunit gamma-2, mitochondrial isoform X2, translated to MRSGAAVRACQKVCRCLLSGFGGRVEGGQPEPLMEGSSSFGVPVRSHAELPRGSEPIEAPESSEGTEELVEICQRRHFFSGSKRQLSRHSLLSGCHPGFGPLGVELRKNLAAEWWSSVVVFREQVFPVDALHHEPGPPLPGDSAFRLVSAETLREILQDKELSKEQLVAFLENLLKTSGKLRENLLHGALEHYVNCLDLVNKRLPFGLAQIGVCFHPVSDTKQIPDGVKRIGEKTEASLVWFTSARTAGQWLDFWLRHRLLWWRKFAMSPSNFSSSDCQDQEGRKGNQLYYNFPWGKEPIETLWNLGDRELLHTCPGNESQLHVLKLHPCLAPVKVALDVGRGPTVELRQVCQGLFNELLENGISVWPGYMETVQSSLEQLYSKYDEMSILFTVLITEATLENGLIHLRSRDTTMKEMMHISKVKDFLVKYISSAKNV
- the POLG2 gene encoding DNA polymerase subunit gamma-2, mitochondrial isoform X4, yielding MRSGAAVRACQKVCRCLLSGFGGRVEGGQPEPLMEGSSSFGVPVRSHAELPRGSEPIEAPESSEGTEELVEICQRRHFFSGSKRQLSRHSLLSGCHPGFGPLGVELRKNLAAEWWSSVVVFREQVFPVDALHHEPGPPLPGDSAFRLVSAETLREILQDKELSKEQLVAFLENLLKTSGKLRENLLHGALEHYVNCLDLVNKRLPFGLAQIGVCFHPVSDTKQIPDGVKRIGEKTEASLVWFTSARTAGQWLDFWLRHRLLWWRKFAMSPSNFSSSDCQDQEGRKGNQLYYNFPWGKEPIETLWNLGDRELLHTCPGNESQLHVCQGLFNELLENGISVWPGYMETVQSSLEQLYSKYDEMSILFTVLITEATLENGLIHLRSRDTTMKEMMHISKVKDFLVKYISSAKNV
- the POLG2 gene encoding DNA polymerase subunit gamma-2, mitochondrial isoform X1, with translation MRSGAAVRACQKVCRCLLSGFGGRVEGGQPEPLMEGSSSFGVPVRSHAELPRGSEPIEAPESSEGTEELVEICQRRHFFSGSKRQLSRHSLLSGCHPGFGPLGVELRKNLAAEWWSSVVVFREQVFPVDALHHEPGPPLPGDSAFRLVSAETLREILQDKELSKEQLVAFLENLLKTSGKLRENLLHGALEHYVNCLDLVNKRLPFGLAQIGVCFHPVSDTKQIPDGVKRIGEKTEASLVWFTSARTAGQWLDFWLRHRLLWWRKFAMSPSNFSSSDCQDQEGRKGNQLYYNFPWGKEPIETLWNLGDRELLHTCPGNESQLHGRDGRKNVVPYVLSVTGNLDRGVLAYLYDSFQLTDNSFTRKKNLHRKVLKLHPCLAPVKVALDVGRGPTVELRQVCQGLFNELLENGISVWPGYMETVQSSLEQLYSKYDEMSILFTVLITEATLENGLIHLRSRDTTMKEMMHISKVKDFLVKYISSAKNV